GCTGACCAGTTTCACCTACGATCTGGCGGTGGACGCCACCCTGAATGGGGTGTACAAGGTCACCATTACGGCGCGTGACGCCGCCGGGAATGAACAGACCTTGAGTAAGAGCGTCATGGTCAGGATTGAAACAGCGCCAGTGCCTGATCCGACCCCACCCGCGCCTGACCCCACCCCACCTGCACCGACACCTCCTACCCCGACACCCGACCCAACCCCGACGCCCAGCCCCGACAACCAGGCCCCCACGGTGACGATCAGCGTGCCCAGCGGCACCCTCACCACGGCGGGCGATTACACCATCGGCATCGGCCTGTCGGACAACGTGGGCGTGACCACCGTGACCGGGTACGTGCAGACGGAAGCCCTGGGCAAGATTGAGCTGAGCAACCTCAGCACGGCGGGCGGCACGGCCACCATTCCCGTGAGCAAGCTTTTCAACGGCGTGAACACCATTTACATCACCGCCACGGACGCCGCCGGAAACGTGGGCAAGGCCAGCGCCAGCGTCACCGTCGCCATTCCCTGACCTGGGGCGCTGACGCGGCCTGCCCTCAAGTTGGGGCAAGCCGCGTTTTTCTTTTCCTCTTTTCTTTTACGCTGGGGGCATGCAAAGGCCAGTGGTATGCGTGGGGGCGCTTGTTCAGGAGCCGGGTGGGCGGGTGCTGCTGGTCAGAACGACCAAGTGGCGCGGGCTGTGGGGTGTGCCGGGTGGCAAGGTCGAGTGGGGCGAAACTCTGGAACAGGCCTTGAAGCGCGAGTTTCTGGAGGAAACGGGCCTGACCCTCTCGGATATCCGGTACGCGCAGACGCAGGAGGCGGTGCTGTCGCCGGAATTCCATAAACCCGCGCACCAGTTGCTGGTGGATTTCTTTGCGGCGTCCCCCAGGCAGGACATCGCGCCCAACGAGGAAATAGAGGCCTGGGCGTGGGTTATGCCCGAAGAGGCCAGCACCTACCCTCTCAACACCTTCACGCGCACCCTGCTTGAGCTGGCGCAGCGGCAGGATGCGAACCGGTAATCACTTGCGGATGACCACCGCGTCACCGGGGAAACTCAGGAGCGTTTTCGGGGTGAAGAAGGCGCGTCTGAAGTCCACGACGTTCAGCGTGCGGTCAGCCTGTCCTTCCTGACGCGGCGCGCCGCCGATGGCAGTTCCGGCATCCGTTCCGGTGGGCGTCTGGGTCAGGACGTGAAGTCGTCCGGGCTGCATCCGATTGCACGACATGACGACGCTTTCCCAGCATGTCGTTGTAGCTCCTCCATTCCGTCTCTTCTTCCCCTCGCCTCCGCTCGAATGGTTCCAGAAAGGCCCGCCCCTCATTTGAAGCCCGGATCAGGAACGGTTACAGGGTTTTCTTGAAGCGCAGGCTGGCGAGGGTCAGGGTCACCACCGCGAAGAGGCCCAGGCCGATGAAAGCGGTTTGCAGGTCGCTGAAGCCGGTGCCGCGCAGCATGATGCCGCGCACCGCTTGCAGGTAGTAGCGCAGCGGCACCAGCGCCGACAGGGACGAGAAGAAGCGGTTGAGGCCCTCCAGCGGCAGCAGAAACCCGCTGAGGAAAATGCTGGGCACGATGATGGCGATGGTGGCGAACATGGCCTGCGTCTGAGTACCCGCGACGGTGGAGATCAGGATGCCCAGGCCCAGGTTGCCCAGCACGAACAGCAGCGCCGCCAGCATCAGCAGCCAGAGGTTGCCGGCCAATGGCACCCCGAACAGGAAGTGCCCGATGGTCAGCACCAGCGCGGCGTCCAGCGCCCCGAAGGCGAAGTAAGGCAGCAGTTTGCCCAGAATCACCTCGGCGGGCTTCACGGTGGTGGCGATCAGCGCCTCGATGGTGCCGGTTTCACGCTCGCGCACGATGGCCAGGGCCGTCAGCATCACGCAGATCAGGGTCAGGATCAGGCCCGACAGGCCCGGCACCATGTACACCGCGCTGCGGTTGCCTGGGTTATAGAGCGTTTCCAGGGTGGGGTTGACCGGCATGCTCAGCGTTCCGGTGGCGGCCCGCACGGCGCCCAGCGCGGCCATGGTGTCCTGCGTGGCGGCGGCGGACGCGGCGCGAACCTGCGCGGCAAAGGTCGGGTCGCTGCCGTCCACGAAGAGGGTATACGGCACGGGTTGCTGCTGTCGGGCGGCCCCCAGCGCCCCGGCCGGAATTTCCAGGATGGCGCGCACCTGCCCGGCGCGGGCCGCTTGCAACGCCGCTTCGTGCGAGGGTTGCGCGATGAGTTGAAAGCGGTTCTCGGCGGCGTAGTTGCTCAGGATGCGGCTGCTCACGCGGTCGCGCGACAGGTCGACCACGCCCAGCCGGATGTTCTTCACGTTGGTGTTCAGCGCGTACCCGAACAGCAGCAGCAACACCACCGGCAGCAGCACGATCATGCGCGGCAGCACGGCGTCGCGGCGCACGTGCAGGAATTCCTTGTGGGCAATCGCCAGGATGCGGGTGATGGGCGTCGAAGCGGTCATGCGCGGGCCTCCTGCCGGGCCGAATAGGCCACGAACACGTCCTCCAGGCTGGCGGGCACGCGCCGCAGGGGGCCCAGCGCGGCCAGGGACGCTTCCAGCCGGTCATCGGCGGTGGTGACGCGCACCTCGTCCCCGACGATCCAGGCGCCCTGCACGCCGGGCAATGCGCGCACGGCCTTCAGGGCGCTGTTCAGGTTCAGGGCGTTCAGGGCGTAGCGCACACCCGGCAGCCCGGCCCGCAAGTCCTCGGGGGTGCCCTGTGCCAGAATGCGCCCGCTGGCGATCAGGGCGATACGCTGGCAGCGTTCAGCCTCGTCCATGTAATGCGTGGTGACGAAAACCGTGGTGCCCATGTCGGTCAGGGCGTAGATGGCGTCCCACAGGTCGCGCCGCGCCACCGGGTCGAGGCCCGCCGTGGGTTCATCCAGAAAAAGCACCTGCGGCCCGTGCACAATCGCCGTGCCGATGCTCAGGCGCTGCCGCCACCCGCCCGAGAGCTGCCGTGCCAGGTGCCGGCGAAAGGGAAACAGGCTCAGGCGCTGCAAGGTGACCTCGACGGCCTGTTCGACCTTGGCGGGGGCCAGGTACAGCGCGGCCTTGAAGCGCAGGTTCTCCTCCACGCTCAGGTCAACGTACACGCTGGCCGCCTGGTTGGCGTACCCGATACGGGCCTTCACGGCGTCCGGTTCGCTCAGCGGCACGCCCGCGACCACGCCCGAACCCCCGGACGGCTCCAGTACCCCACTGAGCATGCGGATGGTGGTGGTCTTCCCTGCCCCATTCGGGCCCAGGTAACCGAACACGATTCCCGCCGGAACAGTCAGGGACAGCGGCGCGACCACCTCCACCTGGCCGTAACGCCTGGAGAGGTCGTGAGTTTCAATGGCATTCATGGTGGCTCCTTGAAGGGGTCGAGAAAGAAGCGCGCATCGGGAGACGTTCGGCCCTCAGCTTCCGGCCGCCTGGCGGCCATGCAGAAAGCGCCGAACGTGCATTTCAGGTTGTAGGGCGGGCAACTGGGCGTGCAACAGCACCCGGCCAAGATCCGGGATGAGGTAAGGCAAGACGACGGGGCCGACGAAAGCGGGCAGCAGGGTAGCGATGGGTTCGGGGTGCAACTGGCCTTCCTGCTGGTAGCGGGTCAGCAGGGCCGCGATTTCACCGAACAGCTGGCGCGGGCCGTCGAGCACCTCCGCGAGTTCGGGGTGGCGCGGGAATTCCGTGACGATGACGCGCACCACCGGGCCGAAGGTCTGGAGGGTCTGCTGGTAGGCACGGGTCAGGTGGGTCAGGTCGTGTTCCAGGTTGCCGGTGTACTGGACGCCGCTTCGGCGCAGCGCCTGGGCGCGGCTGAGGACAGCGGCGCGGATCAGGGCGGTTTTGTTGCCGTAGCGGCGAAACAGCGTGACCTCGTTCACGCCGGCGGCGGTGGCGATGGCACGGGTGGTAGCTCCTTTCAGGCCGTGCTGGACGATGGTGTCCAGCGTGGCGCTCAGGATCGCCTCGGCGGTCGGGTCATTGCCGGCCTCGGAAACGGAGGGGGGCTGGTCGGTCATAGCCGCAGCTTAGACCCCAACTTGATTGAAAGCAAGTACTTACTTGCATGATCAGCAGTAGGCACCGGATACCCTGCGCAGGGGCACTTTTGCCTCGGCTGAAGGCCGTACACTGGGGCATGCCGCACACCGGGAAGGCCCGCATGAGGACAGCCGCATGAAACGCCTGTGGGTGTGGCTGGTCGTCACGGCGGCGGTGGGCCTGGTGCTGGTCGCGCTGCTGCTGCCGCGCCAGCGTCCGCAGGAACACAGCCTGAGCGACTTCAGCGCCGCCCTGCAACGCCAGCAGGTACAGAGCGTGTGGATCACCCCGCAAAACGGCGTCTCCATCGTGCAGTACGAACTCAAAGGCCAGCCCGGTACGCGCCTGCAAACCCGCACGCTGCCCCACGACCCGGCCATCGAGTACACCGCCCTTCAGGCCAGGGGCGTCGACGTCACCTACCCGCCCGCCTCGCGCCTGAACGTGCTGAGCCTCATCAGTGGCCTGCTGACGCTGGCGCTGCTCGGGGTGCTGGTCACGCTGCTGCTGCGCCGCAACAACGCCGGGGGCACCGACGCCGCCAGTACGTTTGGGAAGTCGAAGGCGGCGGTGATCAGCGAGGGACAGATCAAGTTGACCTTCGCGGATGTGGCGGGGTGCGACGAGGCCAAGCAGGACTTGCAGGAAGTCGTGGACTTCCTGCGCCAGCCCGAGAAGTACCACCTGCTGGGCGCCCGCATTCCCCACGGTGTGCTGCTGGTCGGCCCCCCTGGCAGCGGCAAGACCCTGCTGGCCAAGGCCGTCGCCGGCGAAGCCAAAGTGCCCTACTTCAGCATCTCCGGCAGTGATTTCGTGGAGATGTTCGTGGGCGTCGGCGCCGCCCGCGTGCGCGACCTTTTCGAGCAGGCCCGCAAGTCCGCGCCCTGCATCGTCTTCATCGACGAGATCGACGCCGTGGGCAGAAAACGCGGCATGAACCTGCAAGGGGGCAACGACGAACGCGAACAGACCCTCAACCAGCTCCTGGTCGAGATGGACGGCTTCTCCAGTGGGCAGGAGGTCATCATCCTGGCCGCCACCAACCGCCCCGATGTGCTGGACGCCGCCCTGCTGCGTCCAGGCCGCTTCGACCGTCAGGTGGTGGTGGACGCCCCCGACGTGCGGGGGCGTGAACAGATCCTGCGTATTCATGCCCGCAAGAAACCCCTGGACGTGTCGGTGAATCTGGAGACGGTGGCCCGGAGGACAGCGGGGATGGTGGGGGCGGATCTGGAGAACCTGCTGAATGAAGCGGCGCTGCTGGCGGCCAGAGAGGGGCGCAATCGCATTACCGGGCGGGATGTGGATGAGGCCAGAGACCGGGTATTGATGGGGCCGGAGCGCCGGAGTCTGGTCGTCAAGGAGGCCGACCGCAAGGTCACCGCCTACCACGAGGTCGGTCACGCCCTGGTGGCGCAACTGCTGCCCGGCGCGGATAAGGCGCACAAACTGACCATCGTGCCGCGTGGGCGCAGCCTGGGCTCGGCGCTATACACCCCCGAAGACCGCCTGCACCACACCCGCACGGCGCTGCTCGACCGCATCTGCGTGGCGCTGGGCGGGCACGCGGCCGAGCAGGTCGCCACCGGGCAGGTCACCACCGGCGCGGCGAACGACTTTCAGCAGGCCACCAACATCGCCCGGCGCATGATCACCGAGTGGGGCATGTCGGGCGTGGGCCAGCTCGCCCTGGCGCAGGACAGCGGCAGTTACCTGGGATTCGGGCCACAACCCACCCCATACAGCGACCACACCGCCGAGCAGATCGACCTCGAACTGGGCCGCCTCCTGAATACCCAGTACGAACGCGCCCTGAAGCTGCTGACCGAGCACGCGCACATCCTGCACCGCCTCACTGATGAACTCATCGCTCGTGAAAGCCTGACCGGCGACGACGTGGTGACCGTGCTGGCAGGCGGCGTGCTGACTGAGCTGCCTGGCCCCGGCACCCCCGCTGAACCCATCACTCCCAGCCAGGCCGACCTGAAACCCGGCCCGGCGTAAAGGCGGAGGGGCGGGAGGAGAACGCAAAAAATCCGTCCGCGCCCGACCACCTACTCTGCGTTACACCTGTGTCTGCTCGCCGGGCGCGACGACGCGCACGTCCACGCCGCGCAACTGCCCGCCCACGCGGAAGACTTCAGGATCGCCGGTCAGCAGCGGGAAAGTGGCGTAGTGCATGGGGATGGCGACGCGCGGGCGCAGCAGTTCCAGGGCGCGGGCGGCTTCCTCCGGCCCCATGGTGTAGTGGTCGCCGATGGGCAAGAAGGCCACGTCCAGGCCACGCTCCCCGATCAGTTTCATGTCGCCGAACAGGCTGGTGTCGCCGGCGAAGTACAGGCGCTGCCCGCCGAACTCGATGACCATTCCGGTGGGCATCCCGCCGTAGGTGCCGTCGGGGAAGCTGCTGCTGTGCCAGGCGGGCGTCAGGTAGACGCTGCCCCACGCGCCCTTATACGTGCCGCCGATGTTCATGCCAACGGCATTTTTCGCGCCGTGCTTCTCGGCATAGCCGCCGATTTCTGCGGTGCCGATCACCGGCACACCTTTTTTGCCGAAGTCCAGCGCGTTGCCCCAGTGGTCGCCGTGCGCGTGGCTGACCAGCACTGCGTCGACGTTCCAGTCCAGGGCTTCCTCGAGGCTGACGGGGCATGTGGGGTTGCCCTGAATAAAGGGGTCAAGCAGGAGTTTGTGCTGGCCGTCGTCCAGCAGAAAGCAACTCTGGCCCAGGAATCGAATGGTCACTGGCATGTGGGATTCTCCTTTTGGGGGTGGGGTGAGGTTGGGTTCAGTATGCCGTGCGTTTCCCCGGTATTCCGTCAGGTTCGCTTCATGGCCCACTGATTCACGCCCGTATAGTAGGGGAGGAAAGGAGTTGGCCTGTGAATGCCCTGTCACTCGGCGCGGTAAACCTGCGTGACCTGCTGGATATCCTGCTGGTCACGGCGCTGCTGTACCAGGCCTACAAGCTGGTGGTGGGCACGCGGGCGGTCAACGTGGTGCGCGGCATTCTGGTGTTCGCGGGGGTGTGGGTGGCGGCGCAGGTGCTGGGGCTGGTGACCCTCAGCGACCTGCTGGGCCGCGCCGGAACAGTGGGGTTATTTGCACTGGTGGTGCTGTTTCAGCCGGAGTTGCGCGCGGTGTTCGAGCGGGTGGGCCGCTACCGCCGGCGCGAGGAACAGGCCGGGGCGGCCTTGCAGGAACTGGCCCGCGCCATGGAGAGGCTGGCCGAACGCAAGACCGGGGCATTACTGGCCATCGAGCGCCGCACGCCGCTGGGCGAGTACGCGGGAACGGGCGTGGGGCTGGATGCCCGCATCAGTGCGCCTTTCATCGAGGCGCTGTTTGCCCGCAACGCCCCGCTGCACGACGGCGGGGTGATCGTGCAGGGATCCCGGGTGGTGGCGGCGGGCTGCCTCTTTCCATTGCAGCAGAGTGACGGCACCTACCGCCGCTACGGCACGCGGCACCGCGCGGCCATCGGCCTGTCGGAAGTGTCGGACGCCGTGATCTTGATCGTCAGTGAAGAACGCGGCAGCATGCGCATTGCCCTGGGGGGCCGACTGGGCCCTGACCTGAACGGCAGCGAGTTGCGCGAGCAACTGCGGGTGCTGGTGTACGACTACGCGGATCTGCCGGAAGCGGGAACCGAACCTTCAAAGGCCCGCGCGATGGAGCCGCAGTCATGACCCGCTT
The DNA window shown above is from Deinococcus fonticola and carries:
- a CDS encoding NUDIX domain-containing protein; this translates as MQRPVVCVGALVQEPGGRVLLVRTTKWRGLWGVPGGKVEWGETLEQALKREFLEETGLTLSDIRYAQTQEAVLSPEFHKPAHQLLVDFFAASPRQDIAPNEEIEAWAWVMPEEASTYPLNTFTRTLLELAQRQDANR
- a CDS encoding ABC transporter permease, which codes for MTASTPITRILAIAHKEFLHVRRDAVLPRMIVLLPVVLLLLFGYALNTNVKNIRLGVVDLSRDRVSSRILSNYAAENRFQLIAQPSHEAALQAARAGQVRAILEIPAGALGAARQQQPVPYTLFVDGSDPTFAAQVRAASAAATQDTMAALGAVRAATGTLSMPVNPTLETLYNPGNRSAVYMVPGLSGLILTLICVMLTALAIVRERETGTIEALIATTVKPAEVILGKLLPYFAFGALDAALVLTIGHFLFGVPLAGNLWLLMLAALLFVLGNLGLGILISTVAGTQTQAMFATIAIIVPSIFLSGFLLPLEGLNRFFSSLSALVPLRYYLQAVRGIMLRGTGFSDLQTAFIGLGLFAVVTLTLASLRFKKTL
- a CDS encoding ABC transporter ATP-binding protein encodes the protein MNAIETHDLSRRYGQVEVVAPLSLTVPAGIVFGYLGPNGAGKTTTIRMLSGVLEPSGGSGVVAGVPLSEPDAVKARIGYANQAASVYVDLSVEENLRFKAALYLAPAKVEQAVEVTLQRLSLFPFRRHLARQLSGGWRQRLSIGTAIVHGPQVLFLDEPTAGLDPVARRDLWDAIYALTDMGTTVFVTTHYMDEAERCQRIALIASGRILAQGTPEDLRAGLPGVRYALNALNLNSALKAVRALPGVQGAWIVGDEVRVTTADDRLEASLAALGPLRRVPASLEDVFVAYSARQEARA
- a CDS encoding TetR/AcrR family transcriptional regulator, whose amino-acid sequence is MTDQPPSVSEAGNDPTAEAILSATLDTIVQHGLKGATTRAIATAAGVNEVTLFRRYGNKTALIRAAVLSRAQALRRSGVQYTGNLEHDLTHLTRAYQQTLQTFGPVVRVIVTEFPRHPELAEVLDGPRQLFGEIAALLTRYQQEGQLHPEPIATLLPAFVGPVVLPYLIPDLGRVLLHAQLPALQPEMHVRRFLHGRQAAGS
- the ftsH gene encoding ATP-dependent zinc metalloprotease FtsH, encoding MKRLWVWLVVTAAVGLVLVALLLPRQRPQEHSLSDFSAALQRQQVQSVWITPQNGVSIVQYELKGQPGTRLQTRTLPHDPAIEYTALQARGVDVTYPPASRLNVLSLISGLLTLALLGVLVTLLLRRNNAGGTDAASTFGKSKAAVISEGQIKLTFADVAGCDEAKQDLQEVVDFLRQPEKYHLLGARIPHGVLLVGPPGSGKTLLAKAVAGEAKVPYFSISGSDFVEMFVGVGAARVRDLFEQARKSAPCIVFIDEIDAVGRKRGMNLQGGNDEREQTLNQLLVEMDGFSSGQEVIILAATNRPDVLDAALLRPGRFDRQVVVDAPDVRGREQILRIHARKKPLDVSVNLETVARRTAGMVGADLENLLNEAALLAAREGRNRITGRDVDEARDRVLMGPERRSLVVKEADRKVTAYHEVGHALVAQLLPGADKAHKLTIVPRGRSLGSALYTPEDRLHHTRTALLDRICVALGGHAAEQVATGQVTTGAANDFQQATNIARRMITEWGMSGVGQLALAQDSGSYLGFGPQPTPYSDHTAEQIDLELGRLLNTQYERALKLLTEHAHILHRLTDELIARESLTGDDVVTVLAGGVLTELPGPGTPAEPITPSQADLKPGPA
- a CDS encoding metal-dependent hydrolase; translated protein: MTIRFLGQSCFLLDDGQHKLLLDPFIQGNPTCPVSLEEALDWNVDAVLVSHAHGDHWGNALDFGKKGVPVIGTAEIGGYAEKHGAKNAVGMNIGGTYKGAWGSVYLTPAWHSSSFPDGTYGGMPTGMVIEFGGQRLYFAGDTSLFGDMKLIGERGLDVAFLPIGDHYTMGPEEAARALELLRPRVAIPMHYATFPLLTGDPEVFRVGGQLRGVDVRVVAPGEQTQV
- the cdaA gene encoding diadenylate cyclase CdaA; the protein is MNALSLGAVNLRDLLDILLVTALLYQAYKLVVGTRAVNVVRGILVFAGVWVAAQVLGLVTLSDLLGRAGTVGLFALVVLFQPELRAVFERVGRYRRREEQAGAALQELARAMERLAERKTGALLAIERRTPLGEYAGTGVGLDARISAPFIEALFARNAPLHDGGVIVQGSRVVAAGCLFPLQQSDGTYRRYGTRHRAAIGLSEVSDAVILIVSEERGSMRIALGGRLGPDLNGSELREQLRVLVYDYADLPEAGTEPSKARAMEPQS